The proteins below come from a single Agrococcus beijingensis genomic window:
- the mazG gene encoding nucleoside triphosphate pyrophosphohydrolase: MSAFDDLVAVMARLRAPGGCPWDAEQTHASLVPYAIEEAHELAEAIEAGSGDDHLREELGDVLLQVVFHADIARADGRFDIDDVARGLAEKLRRRHPHVFGDVAVDGVDEVVANWDALKRAEKPERESALDGVPASLPALARAEKVVRRAERAGLRLPEADASAAVAQDAETERDLGRALLDIVRSASDRGLDAERALRGATRALEHELRAQERDAAGT, translated from the coding sequence GTGAGCGCCTTCGACGACCTGGTCGCGGTGATGGCGCGGCTCCGGGCGCCCGGCGGCTGCCCCTGGGACGCCGAGCAGACGCACGCGTCGCTCGTGCCCTACGCCATCGAGGAGGCGCACGAGCTCGCCGAGGCGATCGAGGCGGGCTCGGGCGACGACCACCTGCGCGAGGAGCTCGGCGACGTGCTGCTGCAGGTCGTCTTCCACGCCGACATCGCCCGCGCCGACGGCCGCTTCGACATCGACGACGTCGCGCGCGGCCTGGCCGAGAAGCTGCGCCGACGGCATCCGCACGTCTTCGGCGACGTGGCGGTCGACGGCGTCGACGAGGTGGTCGCGAACTGGGATGCGCTGAAGCGCGCCGAGAAGCCCGAGCGCGAGAGCGCGCTCGACGGCGTGCCGGCGAGCCTGCCGGCGCTCGCCCGCGCCGAGAAGGTGGTGCGTCGCGCTGAGCGCGCCGGCCTGCGGCTGCCCGAGGCGGATGCGTCGGCCGCCGTCGCGCAGGACGCCGAGACCGAGCGCGACCTCGGTCGGGCGCTGCTCGACATCGTGCGGAGCGCGAGCGATCGCGGCCTCGACGCCGAGCGAGCGCTGCGGGGCGCGACGCGCGCGCTCGAGCACGAGCTGCGGGCGCAGGAGCGCGACGCGGCCGGCACCTGA
- a CDS encoding NAD(P)-dependent alcohol dehydrogenase: MRAAIVPRYGPPSVARLVDLPTPEPRAGQVLVRVAAAAVNSGDARMRSGSFPRGFGVVARLAIGMRGPRRRVLGTALSGTVEAIGEGVAELAVGDEVAGMPNRLGGHAELASVRAKDFVRKPAGVSHDAAAAVLFGGTTAMHFLLDVAGLRAGQTVLVIGASGAVGTSAVQVARLAGARVTGVASTGNAELVRRLGAERVIDYARSPVERLDERFDVVVDTVGGTTASRTRLLAEGGTLLQVLATLGQTVTARGRVKAGVASVRPEHMRQLLAQVASGELDPVVQALPLAEIARAHEIVDSGRKVGNLVVNP; encoded by the coding sequence GTGCGCGCAGCGATCGTCCCCAGGTATGGCCCGCCCAGCGTGGCGCGCCTCGTCGATCTGCCGACCCCGGAGCCACGAGCCGGCCAGGTGCTCGTGCGGGTGGCCGCGGCCGCGGTGAACTCCGGCGATGCGCGCATGCGCTCGGGCAGCTTCCCCCGAGGCTTCGGCGTCGTCGCGCGCCTCGCGATCGGCATGCGCGGCCCGCGCCGACGCGTGCTGGGCACCGCGCTCTCGGGAACCGTCGAGGCGATCGGCGAGGGGGTTGCCGAGCTGGCCGTCGGCGACGAGGTCGCCGGCATGCCGAACCGGCTGGGCGGCCACGCCGAGCTCGCCTCGGTGCGCGCCAAGGATTTCGTGCGGAAGCCCGCCGGCGTCTCGCACGACGCGGCCGCCGCCGTGCTCTTCGGCGGCACGACCGCCATGCACTTCCTGCTCGACGTCGCCGGCCTGCGCGCGGGCCAGACCGTCCTGGTGATCGGCGCCTCGGGCGCGGTCGGCACGAGCGCGGTGCAGGTGGCACGGCTCGCGGGCGCGCGCGTCACCGGGGTGGCGAGCACCGGCAACGCCGAGCTGGTGCGCAGGCTGGGGGCCGAGCGCGTGATCGACTACGCCCGCTCCCCCGTCGAGCGGCTCGACGAGCGCTTCGACGTGGTGGTCGACACCGTGGGCGGCACGACCGCCAGCCGCACGCGACTGCTCGCCGAGGGCGGCACGCTGCTGCAGGTGCTCGCCACGCTGGGCCAGACGGTCACGGCCCGCGGCCGGGTCAAGGCCGGTGTCGCCTCAGTGCGGCCGGAGCACATGCGACAGCTGCTCGCGCAGGTCGCGAGCGGCGAGCTCGACCCGGTTGTGCAGGCGCTGCCGCTCGCCGAGATCGCCCGCGCCCACGAGATCGTCGACTCGGGCCGCAAGGTGGGCAACCTGGTCGTCAACCCCTGA
- a CDS encoding Pr6Pr family membrane protein translates to MRRRPWPLTDRAEPVVAWRIVILLMAVFAEGWNIKNMLQSGEPPTEHFAYFTVQANIAVIVLMVWMLLVREEHRPRWFDHLRGAITAYIVLAGVVYAVLLAEPDEVWAWSVEFTNAAQHRFIPWMVGLDWLLVATARPIRVSRAGWWMAYPVAFLVFAWLRGGLIDSWFPYPFLDPAEHGGWAGLVWPTGQVLLAFVVGIFLVAAVGRLRWRPPTGDGPVQADGSVQASGDGAAQPSVAPRAADAAGASDAAGMSGSSNPSGTQAAGLASSPSSTSSRP, encoded by the coding sequence GTGCGACGACGCCCCTGGCCCCTCACCGATCGAGCCGAGCCCGTCGTGGCGTGGCGCATCGTGATCCTGCTCATGGCGGTCTTCGCCGAGGGCTGGAACATCAAGAACATGCTGCAGTCGGGCGAGCCGCCGACCGAGCACTTCGCCTACTTCACGGTGCAGGCGAACATCGCCGTCATCGTGCTGATGGTGTGGATGCTGCTGGTGCGGGAGGAGCATCGGCCCCGGTGGTTCGACCACCTCCGCGGCGCGATCACCGCCTACATCGTGCTCGCGGGCGTCGTCTACGCGGTGCTGCTGGCGGAGCCCGACGAGGTGTGGGCGTGGTCGGTCGAGTTCACCAATGCCGCGCAGCACCGCTTCATCCCGTGGATGGTGGGGCTCGACTGGCTGCTGGTCGCGACCGCCCGGCCGATCCGCGTCTCGCGGGCGGGGTGGTGGATGGCGTACCCGGTGGCCTTCCTCGTCTTCGCGTGGCTGCGCGGCGGGCTGATCGACAGCTGGTTCCCGTACCCGTTCCTGGACCCGGCCGAGCACGGCGGCTGGGCGGGCCTCGTGTGGCCCACCGGCCAGGTGCTGCTCGCCTTCGTGGTCGGCATCTTCCTGGTGGCCGCGGTGGGCCGGCTGCGCTGGCGGCCACCGACCGGGGACGGCCCGGTGCAGGCAGACGGCTCGGTGCAGGCCTCGGGCGACGGGGCGGCTCAGCCGTCGGTCGCGCCGCGGGCTGCGGACGCGGCGGGCGCGTCGGACGCTGCAGGCATGTCGGGCTCCTCGAACCCCTCGGGCACCCAGGCCGCCGGCCTGGCCTCGAGCCCGTCGAGCACCAGCTCGAGGCCGTAG
- the hisS gene encoding histidine--tRNA ligase: MATQVHPPRGMRDFLPVDKRARERVLRIIRDAYEDHGFEEIETPVVEDAERLHAGLGGDNEKLAFAVMRRALSVDDLRAAESPLALADLGLRFDLTVPLARFIATHRASLPPVFRAIQIAPVWRAERPQRGRYRQFMQCDIDIAGEPGIAAELELLAATGDALTRLGVPDAFIRVNDRRILAAALAHAGVPAEARESALITVDKLDKIGRDGVIAELAERGVDGEQLMSTLDAIRDGEQLDGFDATVLDDVRVLLDASVGIRLEFDPTLVRGMGYYTGPIFEIAHPDLPFSIGGGGRYDGMIGRFLGQEMPAVGISLGFERLVELVELPDSGAREVVALLVDKAVEPAAVLAIKRDLVAAGQTVRIQRRTKNVTVLLEQLAASGATHFAFVRPGDAAALLEVKPIG, encoded by the coding sequence ATGGCTACCCAGGTGCACCCGCCGCGCGGCATGCGCGACTTCCTGCCCGTCGACAAGCGAGCGCGGGAGCGCGTGCTCCGCATCATCCGGGATGCCTACGAGGACCACGGCTTCGAGGAGATCGAGACGCCCGTCGTCGAGGACGCCGAGCGGCTGCACGCCGGGCTCGGCGGCGACAACGAGAAGCTCGCGTTCGCGGTGATGCGGCGGGCGCTGAGCGTCGACGACCTGCGCGCGGCCGAGAGCCCGCTGGCGCTCGCCGACCTGGGCCTGAGGTTCGACCTGACCGTGCCGCTCGCGCGCTTCATCGCCACCCACCGCGCGTCGCTGCCGCCGGTGTTCCGCGCGATCCAGATCGCGCCGGTGTGGCGCGCCGAGCGGCCGCAGCGCGGCCGCTACCGCCAGTTCATGCAGTGCGACATCGACATCGCGGGCGAGCCCGGCATCGCGGCCGAGCTCGAGCTGCTGGCGGCGACGGGGGATGCGCTGACGCGCCTGGGCGTGCCCGACGCGTTCATCCGCGTCAACGACCGACGCATCCTGGCGGCCGCGCTCGCGCACGCCGGTGTGCCGGCCGAGGCGCGCGAGTCGGCGCTGATCACCGTCGACAAGCTCGACAAGATCGGCCGCGACGGCGTGATCGCGGAGCTCGCCGAGCGCGGCGTCGACGGCGAGCAACTGATGTCGACCCTCGACGCGATCCGCGACGGCGAGCAGCTCGACGGCTTCGACGCGACCGTGCTCGACGACGTGCGCGTCCTGCTCGACGCGAGCGTCGGCATCCGCCTCGAGTTCGACCCGACGCTCGTGCGCGGCATGGGCTACTACACCGGGCCGATCTTCGAGATCGCGCACCCCGACCTGCCGTTCTCGATCGGCGGCGGGGGCCGCTACGACGGCATGATCGGCCGGTTCCTCGGCCAGGAGATGCCTGCCGTGGGCATCTCGCTGGGCTTCGAGCGGCTCGTCGAGCTCGTCGAGCTGCCCGACAGCGGCGCCCGCGAGGTGGTCGCGCTGCTCGTCGACAAGGCCGTCGAGCCGGCGGCGGTGCTCGCCATCAAGCGCGACCTGGTGGCGGCCGGCCAGACGGTGCGGATCCAGCGCCGCACCAAGAACGTGACGGTGCTGCTCGAGCAGCTGGCCGCATCCGGTGCCACCCACTTCGCGTTCGTGCGCCCGGGCGATGCGGCGGCGCTGCTCGAGGTCAAGCCGATCGGCTGA
- the eno gene encoding phosphopyruvate hydratase, with translation MALIDTLQAREILDSRGNPTVEVEVLLSDGSVGRAAVPSGASTGAFEAFELRDGDSARYLGKGVEQAVDAVNEEIAEAVEGLSADDQRIVDATLVELDGSDNKKNLGANAILGVSLAVAKAAADSANLPLFRYLGGPNAFLLPVPMMNVINGGAHADTAVDVQEFMILPIGAETFREGLRWGAETYHTLKAILKEQGLSTGLGDEGGFAPDLPSNRTALDLLVQAIEKAGFTPGTDIALGMDVAATEFYKDGAYRFEGRDRSSAELTDYFAELVDAYPLVTIEDPLAEDDWDGWVSLTERLDDRVQLVGDDLFVTNPERLMDGIERGAANALLVKVNQIGTLSETLDAIRIATQAGYGSVLSHRSGETEDTTIADIAVAVNAGQIKTGAPARSERVAKYNQLLRIEEDLGEAAEYAGAGAYPRFEG, from the coding sequence GTGGCACTCATCGACACCCTGCAGGCGCGCGAGATCCTCGACTCCCGCGGCAACCCGACCGTCGAGGTCGAGGTGCTGCTCTCCGACGGCTCGGTCGGCCGCGCGGCCGTGCCCAGCGGCGCATCCACCGGCGCCTTCGAGGCCTTCGAGCTGCGCGACGGCGACTCCGCGCGCTACCTCGGCAAGGGCGTCGAGCAGGCCGTCGACGCCGTCAACGAGGAGATCGCCGAGGCGGTCGAGGGCCTCTCGGCCGACGACCAGCGCATCGTCGACGCGACGCTCGTCGAGCTCGACGGCAGCGACAACAAGAAGAACCTCGGCGCCAACGCCATCCTGGGCGTCTCGCTCGCGGTCGCCAAGGCCGCCGCCGACTCGGCGAACCTGCCGCTGTTCCGCTACCTCGGCGGGCCGAACGCCTTCCTGCTGCCGGTGCCGATGATGAACGTCATCAACGGCGGCGCGCACGCCGACACGGCTGTCGACGTGCAGGAGTTCATGATCCTGCCGATCGGCGCCGAGACGTTCCGCGAGGGCCTGCGCTGGGGCGCCGAGACCTACCACACGCTGAAGGCGATCCTGAAGGAGCAGGGGCTCTCGACCGGCCTCGGCGACGAGGGCGGCTTCGCGCCCGACCTGCCCAGCAACCGCACCGCGCTCGACCTGCTCGTGCAGGCGATCGAGAAGGCGGGCTTCACGCCCGGCACCGACATCGCGCTCGGCATGGACGTCGCGGCGACCGAGTTCTACAAGGACGGCGCCTACCGCTTCGAGGGCCGCGACCGCTCGAGCGCCGAGCTGACCGACTACTTCGCCGAGCTCGTCGACGCCTACCCGCTGGTCACGATCGAGGACCCGCTGGCCGAGGACGACTGGGACGGCTGGGTGTCGCTCACCGAGCGCCTCGACGACCGCGTGCAGCTGGTCGGCGACGACCTGTTCGTCACCAACCCCGAGCGCCTCATGGACGGCATCGAGCGCGGCGCCGCGAACGCGCTGCTGGTGAAGGTCAACCAGATCGGCACGCTCTCCGAGACGCTCGACGCCATCCGCATCGCGACCCAGGCCGGCTACGGCTCGGTGCTCTCGCACCGCTCGGGCGAGACCGAGGACACCACGATCGCCGACATCGCGGTCGCGGTGAACGCGGGTCAGATCAAGACCGGCGCCCCCGCCCGCAGCGAGCGCGTCGCGAAGTACAACCAGCTGCTGCGCATCGAGGAGGACCTGGGCGAGGCCGCCGAGTACGCCGGCGCCGGCGCCTACCCGCGCTTCGAGGGCTGA
- a CDS encoding FtsB family cell division protein: protein MPPPRSASGQLRVSWLLLVAVGLVVAGFVVLAPSVGLLLEQRRDIAALEAQVAAQQANVEALEDERARWDDPAYIEAEARDRLFYVYPGETSFVLLDDRSTLETASADVPSDTLEEPQSDWAAAAAASLLVAGLTDAGPASFGVPADLPEPE, encoded by the coding sequence GTGCCCCCTCCCCGTTCCGCCTCCGGCCAGCTGCGCGTGTCGTGGCTGCTGCTCGTCGCGGTCGGGCTGGTGGTGGCGGGCTTCGTCGTGCTCGCGCCCTCGGTGGGGCTGCTGCTCGAGCAGCGCCGCGACATCGCCGCGCTCGAGGCGCAGGTGGCCGCGCAGCAGGCGAACGTCGAAGCGCTCGAGGACGAGCGGGCCCGCTGGGACGACCCTGCCTACATCGAGGCCGAGGCGCGCGACCGGCTGTTCTACGTCTACCCGGGGGAGACGAGCTTCGTGCTGCTCGACGACCGCTCCACGCTCGAGACCGCATCGGCCGACGTGCCCTCCGACACGCTCGAGGAGCCGCAGAGCGACTGGGCGGCGGCGGCAGCCGCATCGCTGCTCGTCGCCGGCCTCACCGACGCCGGACCCGCGTCCTTCGGCGTGCCCGCTGACCTGCCCGAGCCCGAGTGA
- a CDS encoding DUF501 domain-containing protein: MTDRTIEPASARDLEIMALQLGRTMRGVLGVGARCVCGAPTVVVTSPRLPDGTPFPTFYYLTHPAATAAASRLEADGTMAALQERLAEPEMADAYAAAHAAYLADREPHGHVDEIAGISAGGMPTRVKCLHAVLAHSLAAGARVNPIGDLTLELADWSPEACACAPDARGGAPE; encoded by the coding sequence ATGACCGACCGCACCATCGAGCCGGCCAGCGCCCGCGATCTCGAGATCATGGCGCTGCAGCTCGGCCGCACCATGCGCGGGGTGCTGGGCGTGGGCGCGCGCTGTGTCTGCGGGGCGCCCACCGTGGTGGTCACGAGCCCTCGCCTCCCCGACGGCACGCCGTTCCCGACCTTCTACTACCTCACGCACCCCGCGGCCACGGCCGCGGCGTCGCGGCTCGAGGCCGATGGCACCATGGCCGCGCTGCAGGAGCGGCTGGCCGAGCCCGAGATGGCGGATGCGTATGCCGCGGCCCATGCGGCGTACCTCGCCGACCGCGAGCCCCACGGCCACGTCGACGAGATCGCGGGCATCAGCGCCGGCGGCATGCCCACCCGCGTGAAGTGCCTGCACGCGGTGCTGGCGCACTCGCTCGCGGCGGGCGCGCGCGTCAACCCGATCGGCGATCTGACGCTCGAGCTCGCCGACTGGTCGCCCGAAGCATGCGCCTGCGCGCCCGATGCACGGGGCGGCGCACCGGAATGA
- a CDS encoding NAD(P)/FAD-dependent oxidoreductase produces the protein MNKILIVGGGYAGLYTARGLERLLNASEAEITIVDPLPYMTYLPFLPEVAAGSIEPRHAIVPLRRHLSRTKVIQAKVTNVDHAAKVATIQPEGGEASTIAYDVIVMTAGSVSRTFPIPGVADQAIGMKTIEEAVAVRDRLISNFAKAAALPEGPERDRLLTVVVVGGGFAGIETIAELRDLATHLLSRFREISFDEVKFHLVEAMGRIMPEVSESTGEWVIEDLGKRGVDVHLNTQLQSALDGVIELSSGDRFGADLIIWTAGVMANPVVRQTDMPLDERGRITALATLQVAADGVVVPDAWTAGDVSAVPDKSKTPGPGGFCVPNAQHAVRQAKLLAKNIVAVLRDEAPREYIHDNEGAVAGLGLWNGVFQKGKLAIKGPLAWLAHRGYHGLAMPMWERKLRVFGDWIGGFFLGRDIAEISDRERPRVAFETFASRPKPKVEEPAAPRAEDKVDA, from the coding sequence GTGAACAAGATCCTGATCGTCGGAGGCGGCTACGCCGGCCTGTACACCGCACGGGGGCTCGAGCGCTTGCTCAACGCCTCCGAGGCAGAGATCACGATCGTCGATCCCCTGCCGTACATGACCTACCTGCCGTTCCTGCCGGAGGTCGCCGCGGGCTCGATCGAGCCGCGCCACGCCATCGTGCCGCTGCGCCGCCACCTGAGCCGCACCAAGGTGATCCAGGCGAAGGTCACGAACGTCGACCACGCAGCCAAGGTCGCCACCATCCAGCCCGAGGGCGGCGAGGCGTCGACCATCGCCTACGACGTCATCGTCATGACCGCGGGCTCGGTCTCGCGCACCTTCCCGATCCCCGGCGTCGCCGACCAGGCCATCGGCATGAAGACGATCGAGGAGGCCGTCGCGGTGCGCGACCGCCTGATCTCGAACTTCGCCAAGGCCGCGGCGCTGCCCGAGGGTCCCGAGCGCGACCGCCTGCTGACCGTCGTGGTCGTCGGCGGCGGCTTCGCCGGCATCGAGACCATCGCCGAGCTCCGCGACCTCGCCACCCACCTGCTCTCGCGCTTCCGCGAGATCTCGTTCGACGAGGTCAAGTTCCACCTCGTCGAGGCCATGGGCCGCATCATGCCCGAGGTGTCGGAGAGCACCGGCGAGTGGGTCATCGAGGATCTCGGCAAGCGCGGCGTCGACGTGCACCTCAACACGCAGCTGCAGAGCGCCCTCGACGGCGTCATCGAGCTCTCCAGCGGCGACCGCTTCGGCGCCGACCTGATCATCTGGACCGCCGGAGTCATGGCGAACCCGGTCGTGCGCCAGACCGACATGCCGCTCGACGAGCGCGGTCGCATCACGGCGCTCGCCACCCTGCAGGTCGCCGCCGACGGCGTGGTCGTGCCCGACGCCTGGACGGCTGGCGACGTCTCGGCCGTGCCCGACAAGTCGAAGACGCCCGGCCCGGGCGGGTTCTGCGTGCCGAACGCGCAGCACGCCGTGCGCCAGGCCAAGCTGCTCGCGAAGAACATCGTCGCCGTGCTGCGCGACGAGGCCCCGCGCGAGTACATCCACGACAACGAGGGCGCCGTCGCGGGCCTGGGCCTCTGGAACGGCGTGTTCCAGAAGGGCAAGCTCGCCATCAAGGGCCCGCTCGCCTGGCTCGCGCACCGCGGCTACCACGGGCTCGCGATGCCGATGTGGGAGCGCAAGCTGCGCGTGTTCGGCGACTGGATCGGCGGCTTCTTCCTGGGCCGCGACATCGCCGAGATCTCCGACCGCGAGCGCCCGCGCGTCGCGTTCGAGACCTTCGCGTCGCGCCCGAAGCCGAAGGTCGAGGAGCCGGCAGCGCCCAGGGCCGAGGACAAGGTCGACGCCTAG
- a CDS encoding TetR/AcrR family transcriptional regulator has product MARKPASVRRQDLVEAGLRVIAREGMHGATVRAIVAEAGVPLATFHYVFASRDEMIGDAYAYVAMPAEGEQALVLPDGATLEQAVRLALEAWFERFVQHPEYELAVMEIMAFCSRTPSLAHLPGQVQERYLEAVVGILEQVVAHFGLAPAATLREVATLVLHVTDALTYAWLRTRDTDASHRWIEAVVPVVVGALEGER; this is encoded by the coding sequence ATGGCGAGGAAGCCGGCGAGCGTGCGCCGCCAGGATCTCGTGGAGGCGGGCCTGCGCGTCATCGCACGCGAGGGGATGCACGGGGCCACCGTGCGCGCGATCGTCGCCGAAGCAGGCGTGCCGCTCGCGACCTTCCACTACGTGTTCGCCTCGCGCGACGAGATGATCGGCGACGCCTACGCCTACGTCGCGATGCCCGCGGAGGGCGAGCAGGCGCTGGTGCTGCCCGACGGCGCCACGCTCGAGCAGGCGGTGCGGCTGGCGCTCGAGGCGTGGTTCGAGCGCTTCGTCCAGCACCCCGAGTACGAGCTGGCGGTGATGGAGATCATGGCCTTCTGCAGCCGCACGCCGTCGCTGGCGCACCTGCCCGGCCAGGTGCAGGAGCGCTACCTGGAGGCGGTCGTCGGCATCCTCGAGCAGGTGGTCGCCCACTTCGGGCTGGCACCCGCCGCGACGCTGCGCGAGGTCGCGACGCTCGTCCTGCACGTCACCGACGCCCTGACCTACGCCTGGCTGCGCACCCGCGACACCGACGCATCCCACCGCTGGATCGAGGCGGTCGTGCCGGTGGTCGTCGGCGCGCTCGAGGGCGAGCGATGA
- a CDS encoding alanine racemase: MSGLRLADAQPWTLEGHWLRMDAATAALDGPFAALSLDALAANAGDMVARAAGTSLRLATKSVRSRPVIEAMLATPGWHGVLAATLPEGLWLAETIDDVLVGYPTADRGALRALVADPRSLERVTVMVDSAEHLDLIDAAAPGHAEIRVAIELDAALELGPLRAGVRRSPLRSPAQVRELARAVVDRPGFRLVGLMAYEAQVAGVQNTVARGGVPAFVLRRMQRLSIDELRDRRAATVAALHELAPLEFVNGGGTGSIESTAADASVTEIGAGSGLFGAHLFDGYRGFQPAPALAFALPVVRRPGSGCVTLLGGGWNASGLAGADKAPVIAWPEGLRIDPTEGAGEVQTPVLGPIADRLRLGDRVWMRHAKSGELCERTDELHVVTGTQVLGAIPTYRGEGRKLL; this comes from the coding sequence ATGAGCGGGCTGCGACTGGCCGACGCGCAGCCCTGGACGCTCGAGGGCCACTGGCTGCGCATGGATGCCGCGACCGCCGCGCTCGACGGGCCGTTCGCGGCGCTGTCGCTCGACGCGCTCGCCGCCAACGCCGGCGACATGGTCGCCCGCGCCGCCGGCACGAGCCTGCGCCTGGCGACGAAGTCGGTGCGCAGCCGCCCGGTCATCGAGGCGATGCTGGCGACGCCCGGCTGGCACGGCGTGCTCGCCGCGACGCTGCCGGAGGGGCTCTGGCTGGCCGAGACGATCGACGACGTGCTCGTCGGCTACCCGACGGCCGACCGCGGAGCACTGCGCGCGCTGGTCGCCGACCCGCGCTCGCTCGAGCGGGTCACCGTGATGGTCGACAGCGCCGAGCACCTCGACCTCATCGACGCCGCCGCCCCCGGGCATGCCGAGATCCGCGTGGCGATCGAGCTCGACGCGGCGCTCGAGCTCGGGCCGCTGCGCGCCGGCGTGCGCCGCTCGCCGCTGCGGAGCCCCGCGCAGGTGCGCGAGCTCGCCCGCGCGGTCGTCGACCGGCCGGGCTTCCGGCTCGTGGGGCTGATGGCCTACGAGGCCCAGGTCGCCGGCGTGCAGAACACCGTGGCGCGCGGCGGCGTGCCCGCGTTCGTGCTGCGCCGCATGCAGCGCCTGTCGATCGACGAGCTGCGCGACCGCCGCGCCGCGACGGTCGCCGCCCTGCACGAGCTCGCCCCGCTCGAGTTCGTCAACGGCGGCGGCACGGGCTCGATCGAGTCGACCGCGGCCGACGCCTCGGTGACCGAGATCGGCGCGGGCAGCGGCCTGTTCGGCGCGCACCTGTTCGACGGCTACCGAGGCTTCCAACCCGCGCCGGCGCTGGCGTTCGCGCTGCCCGTCGTGCGCCGCCCCGGTTCCGGATGCGTGACGCTGCTCGGTGGCGGATGGAACGCCTCGGGCCTGGCCGGGGCCGACAAGGCGCCGGTCATCGCCTGGCCGGAGGGCCTCCGCATCGATCCGACCGAGGGCGCCGGAGAGGTGCAGACGCCCGTGCTGGGGCCGATCGCCGATCGGCTGCGCCTCGGCGACCGCGTCTGGATGCGGCACGCGAAGTCGGGCGAGCTGTGCGAGCGCACCGATGAGCTGCACGTCGTGACCGGCACCCAGGTGCTGGGCGCCATCCCCACCTATCGTGGGGAGGGGAGGAAGCTGCTGTGA
- a CDS encoding D-arabinono-1,4-lactone oxidase — protein MTWTNWARSLRAEPSEVAAPVTVEGVRDALARVRSRGGTVRPVGSGHSFSGAARPDDAHLSVDGLSGLRSVDLATGRATLLAGTSVREASLALARHGLAFDNLGDIDHQSIAGAISTGTHGTGLRHRSIGASVVAATLVTAQGETLRVSETERPELLPAVRLGLGVLGVLVDVTVQAVPAFALEAIETTVRLDAVLDDWVGLNRRTDHFEFYWFAATRLASTKSNSRVEGPLAPRSALGRFVDERLLTDHGHRALLAIGALVPRAAPALNDLSARLMPRGRFVEPSHQVFSADRRVRFRELEYGLPIEAVPEALREIDRALRRVDLVPTFPFEVRSIGADDALLSTAHGRDTGYIAAHRWWREDPRPLFDLVEPILLAHDGRPHWGKAHSLRAPQLAERFPGFAAFLAVRDELDPDRLFASAWTRQVLGT, from the coding sequence GTGACGTGGACGAACTGGGCGAGGTCGCTGAGGGCCGAGCCTTCGGAGGTGGCTGCCCCGGTGACCGTCGAGGGCGTCCGCGATGCGCTGGCGCGCGTGCGCTCCCGGGGCGGCACGGTGCGACCGGTCGGCAGCGGCCACTCGTTCTCGGGCGCCGCACGCCCGGACGACGCGCACCTCAGCGTCGACGGGCTCTCGGGGCTGCGCTCGGTCGACCTCGCCACAGGCCGTGCGACGCTGCTGGCGGGCACCTCGGTGCGCGAGGCATCGCTCGCGCTCGCGCGGCACGGCCTCGCCTTCGACAACCTGGGCGACATCGACCACCAGTCGATCGCCGGCGCGATCTCGACCGGCACCCACGGCACGGGCCTGCGGCACCGCTCGATCGGCGCGTCGGTCGTCGCCGCGACGCTCGTGACCGCGCAGGGCGAGACGCTCCGCGTGAGCGAGACCGAGCGGCCGGAGCTGCTGCCTGCTGTGCGGCTCGGCCTCGGGGTGCTCGGCGTGCTCGTCGACGTCACCGTGCAGGCGGTGCCCGCGTTCGCGCTCGAGGCGATCGAGACGACCGTGCGGCTCGATGCCGTGCTCGACGACTGGGTCGGCCTCAACCGGCGCACCGACCACTTCGAGTTCTACTGGTTCGCGGCGACCCGCCTGGCGTCGACGAAGTCGAACAGCCGCGTCGAGGGGCCGCTCGCGCCGCGCTCCGCGCTCGGGCGCTTCGTCGACGAGCGGCTGCTCACCGACCACGGGCACCGGGCGCTGCTCGCGATCGGCGCCCTCGTGCCGCGCGCGGCTCCGGCGCTCAACGACCTCTCGGCCCGGCTGATGCCGCGCGGCCGCTTCGTCGAGCCGAGCCATCAGGTCTTCTCGGCCGACCGGCGCGTGCGGTTCCGCGAGCTCGAGTACGGCCTGCCGATCGAGGCGGTGCCCGAGGCGCTGCGCGAGATCGACCGGGCGCTGCGCCGCGTCGACCTGGTGCCGACGTTCCCGTTCGAGGTGCGCTCGATCGGTGCCGACGACGCGCTGCTGTCGACCGCGCACGGCCGCGACACCGGCTACATCGCGGCGCATCGCTGGTGGCGCGAGGATCCGCGCCCGCTGTTCGACCTCGTCGAGCCGATCCTGCTCGCGCATGACGGCCGCCCGCACTGGGGCAAGGCGCACTCGCTGCGCGCGCCGCAGCTGGCCGAGCGCTTCCCGGGCTTCGCGGCGTTCCTCGCCGTCCGCGACGAGCTCGACCCCGACCGGCTCTTCGCGAGCGCGTGGACGCGGCAGGTGCTCGGCACCTGA